A window of the Bdellovibrionales bacterium genome harbors these coding sequences:
- a CDS encoding FAD-binding oxidoreductase, with product MSISFWLDQSTNSQTKTYDFIIVGGGIAGLSTAYWLQKEDPNAKIAIIEKDRIGFGASGRNAGFVTCGSTAHFMKLNQQFGTAKATEIWKFSEQNRELLKQHVIEDQADLVDYRQTGSCTVAPNEEMWQKYRDTAAIMKAHGLAIQEVDSNYMESDYGVVGFLGGIEYKGDGFVHPVKLLERLKAKLKVDIYEATEVFAIENHGKVQRLKTDRGVFESPKVLLTLNAYLPMVLKNFKNLITPNRGQILVTEPLPQFVKGPCYLTKYLCYFRQLPSGHLLIGGFRNLSIETENNLLDQTTEVIQEALIKFVRETFKHGKSAKVAYQWSGIMGFTPDEQMIIGTLPENPGVSLMAGCSGHGMGLSFHAAKVLAGNLFGREIPEHLNLKRFHKEIT from the coding sequence ATGAGCATTTCTTTCTGGCTCGACCAATCAACGAACTCTCAGACAAAAACCTACGACTTCATTATTGTCGGCGGCGGTATTGCCGGACTTTCAACTGCTTATTGGCTGCAAAAAGAAGATCCCAACGCAAAAATCGCGATCATAGAAAAGGACCGTATTGGTTTTGGCGCCTCTGGTAGAAACGCAGGGTTTGTGACTTGCGGTTCGACGGCCCACTTTATGAAGCTCAACCAGCAGTTCGGCACAGCCAAAGCCACCGAGATCTGGAAGTTCTCTGAACAAAACCGCGAGCTTTTAAAACAGCACGTGATCGAAGACCAAGCGGATCTCGTGGACTATCGCCAGACTGGGTCTTGTACCGTAGCGCCCAATGAAGAGATGTGGCAAAAGTACCGCGACACCGCGGCAATCATGAAGGCCCATGGTCTTGCTATTCAAGAAGTCGATTCTAACTACATGGAAAGCGATTACGGCGTTGTCGGCTTCCTAGGCGGCATTGAGTATAAGGGCGACGGTTTCGTGCATCCTGTGAAGCTTTTAGAGCGTTTAAAAGCAAAACTCAAAGTAGACATCTATGAGGCTACCGAAGTTTTTGCGATAGAAAACCACGGCAAGGTCCAGCGACTCAAAACCGATCGCGGTGTTTTTGAATCTCCGAAGGTTTTACTGACTCTAAATGCGTATTTGCCGATGGTTTTAAAGAACTTCAAAAACCTGATCACTCCTAATCGCGGCCAGATCTTAGTGACAGAGCCACTCCCACAATTTGTAAAAGGCCCTTGTTATCTGACGAAATACTTATGTTACTTTCGCCAGCTTCCGAGCGGTCACCTGCTGATTGGCGGATTTAGAAATCTATCGATAGAGACTGAGAACAATCTCTTAGACCAAACAACCGAAGTGATTCAAGAGGCTCTTATTAAATTTGTCAGAGAGACCTTTAAGCACGGTAAATCCGCAAAGGTTGCTTATCAATGGTCTGGCATCATGGGCTTTACTCCGGATGAGCAAATGATTATCGGAACTTTGCCTGAAAACCCAGGCGTGAGTTTGATGGCAGGTTGTTCTGGACATGGCATGGGTCTTAGTTTCCATGCTGCGAAAGTTCTGGCCGGCAATCTTTTCGGCCGCGAAATTCCAGAGCATTTAAATTTAAAACGTTTTCATAAAGAGATTACTTAG
- a CDS encoding DUF4398 and OmpA-like domain-containing protein, translating to MSHSFKLKFGLFVSMAMLAACASKPPNVQAIPDTADSTAEINATQKMLDDAKADNLDIISPKNFERASKKLGEAREYMVRGKSKEKILEDVAESRAWIEEAKTRGNISRAAAKDLSDARSGAIRANAPTFFPKDFAKIDEETKDLAADAEKGNLAKLSKRGDEITNKYRSLERESVEKTYLSEAQINLQAAKKDNAEKFSPKTYGVVQSKVQYVEALIKENPRNTQAIATAAADATDHSKFLLAVNQKTKAGNTEDLVLQSEKQRRLIGGMAVGMAATEVELAQKNAALKTAEELRKSLKPSEAEVFVENNSVKVRLKGVQFGSNSATINKKSASLLEKVDHALGVVGANAITVEGYTDSVGSPEANREISEKRAEAVQNYMVNKGNLSSNQIKAVGRGEDNPISDNTTAHGRAQNRRIDLVIEPKVNVE from the coding sequence ATGTCTCACAGTTTTAAACTGAAATTCGGTCTATTCGTATCGATGGCGATGCTGGCTGCGTGTGCGTCAAAGCCACCCAATGTCCAGGCGATTCCAGACACGGCGGACTCAACGGCTGAGATCAATGCTACTCAGAAAATGCTCGATGACGCTAAAGCAGATAACTTAGATATTATTTCACCTAAAAACTTTGAGCGCGCCTCTAAAAAGTTGGGCGAAGCTCGTGAATACATGGTTCGCGGCAAATCTAAAGAGAAAATTCTAGAAGATGTTGCGGAATCCCGTGCATGGATTGAAGAAGCTAAAACTCGCGGCAACATCAGTCGTGCGGCGGCTAAAGATCTTTCGGACGCGCGTTCTGGGGCTATCCGTGCAAACGCTCCAACTTTTTTTCCAAAAGACTTCGCAAAGATTGACGAAGAAACTAAGGATCTCGCGGCTGATGCTGAAAAAGGCAATCTCGCGAAGCTTTCTAAACGCGGTGATGAGATCACAAATAAATACCGCAGCCTTGAAAGAGAATCTGTTGAAAAGACTTATTTGAGCGAAGCGCAGATTAACTTGCAAGCGGCAAAGAAAGACAACGCTGAGAAATTTTCGCCTAAAACTTATGGCGTTGTTCAATCCAAAGTTCAGTACGTGGAGGCTTTGATTAAAGAAAATCCACGCAATACTCAAGCAATCGCAACGGCGGCGGCGGATGCTACGGACCACTCTAAGTTCTTACTTGCTGTGAATCAGAAAACCAAAGCCGGAAATACGGAAGACTTGGTTTTGCAATCTGAAAAACAAAGACGTCTCATCGGTGGCATGGCTGTCGGTATGGCGGCAACGGAAGTAGAGCTTGCGCAGAAAAATGCGGCCTTGAAAACAGCGGAGGAGCTTCGTAAGTCACTGAAGCCAAGCGAAGCGGAGGTTTTTGTTGAGAACAATTCCGTAAAAGTGCGCCTGAAAGGGGTCCAATTTGGCTCTAACTCAGCGACGATCAACAAAAAAAGTGCTTCCTTGTTAGAGAAGGTCGACCATGCTTTGGGCGTTGTTGGCGCTAATGCGATTACTGTGGAAGGTTATACGGACTCTGTCGGCTCTCCAGAGGCGAATCGTGAGATCTCAGAGAAGCGCGCAGAAGCTGTTCAAAACTACATGGTGAATAAGGGAAACCTCTCTTCGAATCAAATTAAAGCCGTTGGCAGAGGCGAGGATAATCCGATCTCTGACAATACGACTGCACATGGACGCGCTCAGAATCGCCGTATTGACTTGGTGATCGAGCCTAAGGTGAACGTCGAATAA
- a CDS encoding GNAT family N-acetyltransferase — protein MQIRELELKDIPAVKVFTDEAIGKNYFSVAELEENFKKSSSNGVMCSFVLADGEKIFGLRLAYPPGLWTKGKGKKLRSDLWQVPQNKAAYFQSLFLADSVQGQGWGPKLSAAAIAAFKKLGAGAIVTHAWKESPNNSSIRYLTKQGFQSIATHPEYWIDVDYECVRDGKPCRCTAEEMILYLSERNP, from the coding sequence GTGCAAATTCGTGAACTGGAATTAAAAGACATCCCCGCGGTGAAAGTTTTCACTGATGAAGCCATCGGTAAGAATTATTTCTCGGTCGCGGAGCTCGAAGAGAATTTTAAAAAATCTTCTTCAAACGGAGTGATGTGCTCTTTTGTTCTAGCAGACGGTGAGAAAATTTTTGGTCTGCGCCTCGCCTACCCGCCAGGTCTTTGGACCAAAGGTAAGGGTAAAAAACTTCGCAGTGATCTCTGGCAGGTGCCGCAGAACAAAGCCGCCTACTTTCAAAGTTTGTTCTTAGCTGACAGTGTTCAAGGTCAGGGCTGGGGCCCGAAGCTTTCTGCGGCAGCTATCGCCGCTTTTAAAAAGCTCGGTGCCGGAGCGATTGTGACTCATGCCTGGAAAGAGTCGCCGAATAATTCTTCGATCCGCTATTTGACCAAACAAGGCTTTCAATCTATTGCGACTCATCCTGAATACTGGATTGATGTCGATTACGAATGCGTCCGCGACGGCAAACCCTGCCGTTGTACTGCGGAAGAGATGATTTTATATCTCTCCGAAAGGAACCCATGA